The following proteins are encoded in a genomic region of Spirosoma sp. SC4-14:
- a CDS encoding 2-hydroxyacid dehydrogenase produces MKIAFYSALPFEQKWFDLFTGHHQITYIPLPLTIQTAELATDHGAVCAFVNDDLSRPVLQTLKDKGVLVIGMRSVGLDNVDQDVAEELGITLLQVPGNSPYSVAEQAVALLLGMMRHLPEAIRRVQTGNFSIDGLVGNDLHGKVVGIIGTGRIGKVVARIMQGFGCKIVAYDINHNSALTESGVKYILLSELLQQADIISIHCSLTPLTDYLINAQSLTALKPTTMLINTARGRIVDTEAVLNALDAGKLAGYAADVYEGERAYFHYDFSGKTVSDELLNRLRNHPNVLITAHQGFLTEESLEQTARNLLNQFTFYENQQAVFITKASMC; encoded by the coding sequence ATGAAAATTGCTTTCTATAGTGCCCTGCCTTTTGAACAAAAATGGTTCGATTTGTTTACTGGCCATCATCAGATTACCTATATTCCTTTGCCCCTGACTATTCAGACGGCAGAACTGGCAACGGATCATGGAGCCGTTTGCGCTTTTGTGAATGACGATCTGAGTCGCCCGGTTTTGCAGACACTAAAAGACAAGGGCGTGTTGGTAATTGGCATGCGCTCGGTAGGACTCGATAATGTCGATCAGGACGTGGCAGAGGAACTGGGCATAACTCTTTTACAGGTTCCCGGCAATTCGCCCTATTCAGTAGCCGAACAAGCTGTTGCATTGCTGTTAGGAATGATGCGGCATCTGCCCGAAGCAATCCGTCGGGTGCAGACGGGCAACTTTTCGATTGATGGCCTGGTCGGAAACGATCTGCACGGAAAAGTAGTCGGAATAATCGGAACCGGTCGAATCGGGAAAGTTGTGGCGCGGATTATGCAGGGTTTTGGCTGTAAAATTGTTGCCTACGACATTAACCACAATTCGGCCCTCACCGAAAGCGGAGTGAAATACATTCTGCTGTCCGAGCTGCTGCAACAGGCCGATATCATATCGATTCATTGTTCTCTGACACCACTCACCGATTACCTGATCAATGCGCAGTCGTTAACAGCCCTCAAACCCACCACCATGCTAATCAATACGGCTCGCGGACGAATTGTTGATACGGAGGCTGTTCTGAATGCGCTGGATGCCGGAAAGCTGGCTGGCTATGCGGCTGATGTTTATGAAGGTGAACGCGCCTACTTTCATTACGATTTTTCCGGTAAAACCGTGTCAGACGAGTTGCTGAACCGCCTGCGGAATCATCCAAATGTGCTGATAACCGCCCACCAGGGTTTTTTGACCGAGGAGTCGCTCGAACAAACTGCCCGTAATTTGCTGAATCAGTTTACTTTCTACGAAAACCAGCAGGCAGTTTTCATTACGAAAGCCTCTATGTGCTGA
- a CDS encoding universal stress protein, with protein sequence MNTIVVPTDLSPATDAALSVAADIARVYNSTIILLHSVVYPVPMPTYAEAVSLTVNYTVDEFRDVEQEADQTLRQLAGNEKYKDVMIIPKLLTNGQGMVDNVTHQPADLIVMTSKGASGLEEWLVGSNAETIVRYAHCPVLVVKQPIAHFQPQNIVYAIDIDEQLKTVQHFPFQLGAADQHQFLYVTTPTDNRDSEGIQEWVNELAKAKGITEFTLTIRRAKSVPEGIIEYANEIQADLIVLSTHGHTGLRHILSGSVAEDVLNHAEIPVLIMRV encoded by the coding sequence ATGAATACGATTGTTGTGCCTACCGATTTAAGTCCTGCTACTGATGCAGCGTTGTCCGTAGCTGCCGATATTGCCCGTGTCTACAACTCTACCATCATTCTCCTGCACTCGGTCGTTTATCCGGTGCCGATGCCGACCTATGCTGAAGCCGTTTCGCTGACGGTGAATTATACGGTCGATGAGTTTCGGGATGTGGAGCAGGAAGCCGACCAGACCTTGCGGCAATTGGCCGGAAATGAAAAATATAAGGATGTGATGATCATACCGAAGCTCCTCACAAACGGTCAGGGAATGGTCGACAACGTTACCCATCAGCCTGCCGACCTGATTGTAATGACTTCGAAAGGAGCATCCGGGCTTGAAGAGTGGCTTGTTGGATCGAATGCCGAAACGATTGTCCGCTATGCCCATTGTCCCGTTCTGGTCGTTAAACAGCCCATTGCTCATTTTCAGCCCCAGAACATTGTCTATGCTATTGATATTGACGAACAATTGAAAACCGTTCAGCACTTCCCCTTCCAACTAGGAGCAGCAGATCAGCATCAGTTTCTGTATGTTACAACGCCTACCGACAATCGGGATTCTGAAGGCATACAGGAATGGGTCAATGAACTGGCTAAAGCGAAAGGTATTACGGAGTTTACATTAACGATCCGGCGGGCGAAATCTGTTCCTGAAGGGATTATCGAGTATGCCAACGAAATACAGGCCGACCTGATTGTTCTCTCGACGCACGGCCATACGGGCTTGCGGCACATACTGTCGGGGAGCGTGGCCGAAGATGTACTGAACCATGCCGAAATTCCCGTATTGATCATGCGGGTATAA
- a CDS encoding DUF3616 domain-containing protein, with protein MKNSLQFVMSLLIEQMSHRMLRWSLILVSLVGLGSFASRSGSLIRSTLQANSNAFPKKHVNEAKNGSSLKPQTGGKICITEYMYNPAGSGTTGEFVEITNTGDAAVSMTGWSFDDNSRQAGSFSLSGLGTIQPGESAIITEVSAATFRAEWSLAASKKVVGGNNQNLGRSDEINIYDASNNLVDRLTYDDQTIPGSIRTNGASGWTTYANLCTNNSAGWQLSVVGDTQNSYQSSAGNIGNPGSYVLPLCQGPSIQVASTTTSFLSLPANGPGYVSGVTADPTDPASTLGIDFIIDDPNTPVNNLTVTASSSNEYVVANSNLILTGTGANRNLKIKPLGVGYSTINVVVSGGCTNVTYQINYAASAGFTIPYPSYFHSGTSDGSTAINIDDTYMLVGDDENQTIRLYNRVHSGLPVRGFDFSSSLNLTDGKEVDIEGSIRTGNQIIWIGSQSNNEDGEARPSRDRLFATDISGSGANTSLTYGGRYDYLREDLIAWDANNRHGKGTNYYGFAASAAPGVNSKQDNGYNIEGLELAPDNTTGYVCFRAPLVPTTNRTKALIVPVTNITALVSGNKPVGSATFGAPIELDLGGRGIREMRKNAGNEYVIIAGPTGNATGTPPSDFRIYTWNGDSGTLPGLRATSLTSLNIPGSYEGIAEVPNPLNDDSQIQFLMDNGTTEFYGDGTPSKSLSQPLYKKFRSVVVPIGAVITPPSIAWNKFFQGSEARAIATTSDGGYIAVGFVYSNLYGIESTNYLIVRMDASGRLLWQKIFGGSKTEYVSTVCESSDGGFFIAGNADSNDGDVAGNHGSLSDGWVIKLDQNGNLLWKKAIGGSSADFILGITPTTDGGAIGAGWGYSTDGNISGGHGQSDLWAFRLSANGTVVWSKSFGGSNDDRADAVTRTADGTFAALGYTYSSDGDVTNNHGVADFWVVKFDINGSLLWQKSLGGSATDWGWGGIVPSSDNSLVVAGLTYSNNGDVVGSHSTTGMDLGGNMDYWVAKLDKNGNLVWQRALGGSADDRAESIMAAPDGTFIVTGSSSSNDGDVSGNHGGGDAWTVKLGSNGSLIWQRAVGGSGSDFAWSIAGTSATDFAIAGSSTSTDGDINTTHTTNFWVSRFGTVSSSANVAPLALQAPVYDCQTGAITLLTNGGDGSAITFEAPGITTWTTDPNQFVDKESRTAKDAQPLHITAQQNGVSVNYDFNVLDFCQTGTPLQLLPPTYDCETGSIIFRTMGGDSNVIDYMAAGITDWTTNPNQYVDKESRLASDTPPFTLWARQSGKTVRYVWDLREYCKNGTPLQLLAPTYACSTGAFHFNTSGGDGSTIEYMAAGITGWTTNPDQFVDKESRTASDVQPFVLMARQSGVTTTYVWNLKTACGRARVGASDATSGLQVVVLGNPVVNQQAEIEISGAENKPVQLSLATIQGKILYQYRIPKATTTEHVQVPFGSAKGLLLLEVATDNERKLIKLITP; from the coding sequence ATGAAAAACTCACTACAATTTGTGATGAGTCTGCTCATTGAGCAGATGTCTCACCGAATGTTGCGCTGGTCGCTAATTCTGGTTAGTCTTGTTGGATTAGGTTCGTTTGCAAGCCGATCGGGTTCATTGATCCGATCTACACTACAAGCCAACTCAAATGCATTTCCTAAAAAACACGTTAATGAAGCAAAAAATGGCTCTTCTCTGAAACCACAAACCGGTGGTAAAATCTGCATTACCGAGTATATGTATAACCCGGCGGGTAGCGGTACAACGGGCGAGTTTGTCGAAATCACCAATACGGGCGATGCTGCAGTTTCGATGACGGGCTGGAGTTTTGACGACAACAGCCGTCAGGCAGGCTCGTTTAGCCTTAGCGGGTTAGGTACGATTCAACCCGGCGAATCGGCTATCATTACAGAAGTCTCGGCAGCCACGTTTCGCGCAGAGTGGTCGCTGGCAGCCTCTAAAAAAGTAGTAGGCGGAAATAATCAGAATCTGGGCCGTAGTGATGAAATTAACATCTATGACGCATCTAATAACCTCGTTGATCGACTAACGTACGACGATCAGACTATCCCCGGTTCTATACGAACCAATGGGGCAAGTGGCTGGACAACCTATGCGAATCTTTGCACGAACAATAGTGCTGGCTGGCAATTATCGGTAGTTGGCGATACCCAAAACTCGTATCAGTCTTCCGCTGGCAATATTGGAAATCCAGGTAGTTATGTGTTACCTCTCTGCCAAGGGCCTTCCATTCAGGTTGCCAGTACTACTACATCGTTTCTGAGTTTACCAGCAAATGGCCCCGGCTACGTCAGTGGTGTAACAGCCGACCCTACCGACCCTGCCAGCACATTGGGCATCGACTTTATCATCGACGATCCCAATACGCCGGTAAACAATTTGACCGTTACGGCGAGCAGTAGCAACGAGTATGTGGTAGCTAACAGCAATCTTATACTAACCGGAACGGGCGCAAATCGCAACCTAAAAATTAAGCCCTTGGGGGTAGGCTATAGCACTATCAATGTTGTGGTGAGTGGGGGTTGCACCAATGTGACCTATCAAATCAATTATGCCGCATCGGCCGGTTTCACCATCCCCTATCCCTCCTATTTTCACTCAGGTACCAGCGACGGCTCGACAGCGATCAACATTGATGATACCTATATGCTGGTCGGCGACGACGAAAACCAAACTATAAGGCTTTATAACCGCGTTCATTCGGGGCTACCGGTCAGGGGTTTCGATTTTTCGTCGTCTCTAAACCTGACCGATGGCAAAGAAGTAGACATCGAAGGATCGATACGAACCGGCAACCAAATCATTTGGATTGGCTCCCAAAGTAATAATGAAGACGGTGAAGCACGACCTAGCCGCGATCGTCTGTTTGCTACCGATATAAGTGGAAGCGGAGCGAACACCAGTCTCACCTATGGCGGTCGGTATGACTATCTACGCGAAGACCTGATTGCCTGGGATGCCAATAACCGACATGGCAAAGGTACCAACTACTACGGATTTGCGGCCAGTGCAGCACCCGGAGTGAACTCAAAGCAAGACAATGGCTATAATATCGAAGGCCTTGAACTGGCTCCCGACAATACCACAGGCTACGTTTGCTTCAGAGCTCCTCTGGTGCCGACGACCAACCGAACGAAGGCACTTATTGTTCCTGTCACCAATATTACTGCGCTGGTTAGCGGTAATAAGCCAGTAGGCAGTGCTACCTTTGGCGCACCTATTGAGCTTGATTTAGGCGGACGAGGCATCCGTGAAATGCGTAAGAATGCCGGAAATGAGTATGTTATCATTGCTGGCCCCACTGGCAATGCAACCGGAACTCCTCCCAGCGATTTCCGAATCTATACCTGGAACGGCGACTCAGGAACGCTCCCTGGCCTCCGCGCCACCAGCCTCACCAGCCTGAATATTCCAGGGAGCTACGAAGGAATTGCCGAAGTACCTAATCCACTGAATGATGACAGTCAGATTCAGTTTTTGATGGATAACGGCACTACCGAGTTTTATGGAGATGGTACTCCGAGCAAAAGCCTTTCGCAACCTTTGTACAAAAAATTCCGGTCGGTGGTTGTGCCAATTGGTGCCGTAATCACGCCACCATCCATTGCCTGGAACAAGTTTTTTCAGGGATCAGAAGCCCGTGCCATTGCCACCACCAGCGATGGAGGCTATATAGCCGTGGGGTTTGTCTATAGTAATCTATACGGCATTGAAAGCACTAATTATTTAATTGTTCGTATGGATGCCAGCGGACGACTACTCTGGCAGAAAATTTTTGGAGGCAGTAAAACAGAATACGTTTCAACGGTCTGTGAGTCTTCGGATGGTGGTTTTTTCATAGCAGGGAATGCAGATTCTAATGATGGCGATGTAGCAGGCAATCACGGTTCCCTCTCCGACGGCTGGGTAATCAAACTCGATCAGAATGGCAATCTGCTCTGGAAAAAAGCCATTGGTGGTTCAAGTGCTGATTTTATTTTAGGAATTACCCCCACAACAGATGGAGGGGCTATTGGCGCAGGCTGGGGATATTCTACTGATGGAAATATATCAGGTGGACATGGCCAATCCGACTTATGGGCATTCCGATTATCGGCGAATGGTACCGTTGTCTGGAGTAAATCATTTGGTGGCTCTAACGACGACCGTGCCGATGCCGTTACCCGAACCGCCGATGGCACCTTTGCAGCTTTGGGGTATACTTATTCCAGCGATGGCGACGTGACCAACAATCATGGTGTTGCCGATTTCTGGGTTGTTAAGTTCGATATCAATGGCAGTCTACTGTGGCAAAAATCGCTGGGCGGCAGTGCTACCGACTGGGGATGGGGCGGAATTGTACCTTCTTCCGACAATAGTCTTGTAGTAGCTGGACTAACTTATTCTAACAATGGAGACGTTGTGGGAAGTCATTCCACAACTGGTATGGACCTTGGAGGAAACATGGACTATTGGGTTGCCAAGCTAGATAAAAACGGTAATCTGGTTTGGCAACGCGCGCTGGGCGGCAGTGCCGATGATCGGGCCGAGAGCATTATGGCAGCACCCGATGGAACGTTTATTGTAACCGGGTCCAGTTCCTCCAACGATGGCGATGTGTCGGGTAACCACGGTGGTGGCGATGCCTGGACCGTTAAACTTGGCAGCAATGGTAGCCTAATCTGGCAACGAGCTGTAGGTGGCAGTGGTAGCGATTTTGCCTGGTCTATTGCCGGAACATCGGCAACCGATTTCGCCATTGCAGGAAGTTCCACATCGACGGATGGTGATATAAATACTACTCACACTACCAATTTTTGGGTATCCAGATTTGGTACAGTCTCATCATCTGCGAATGTTGCTCCTCTAGCCTTACAGGCTCCGGTTTACGACTGCCAAACCGGAGCAATAACGCTCCTTACCAATGGAGGTGATGGATCTGCCATTACATTCGAGGCTCCGGGTATTACGACCTGGACAACTGACCCGAACCAGTTTGTCGATAAAGAGAGCCGAACTGCTAAAGATGCTCAACCTCTTCACATCACAGCCCAACAGAACGGAGTAAGTGTCAATTATGATTTCAATGTTCTCGATTTCTGCCAGACCGGTACCCCATTGCAGCTACTTCCCCCAACTTACGATTGCGAAACGGGAAGCATCATATTTCGGACGATGGGAGGAGATAGCAATGTGATTGACTATATGGCCGCAGGCATAACGGACTGGACCACAAATCCTAACCAATATGTTGACAAAGAAAGTCGCCTAGCAAGCGATACACCACCTTTTACTCTTTGGGCTCGTCAGAGCGGGAAAACCGTCAGATACGTCTGGGATTTGCGGGAGTATTGTAAAAATGGAACGCCTTTACAACTGTTGGCTCCTACTTATGCTTGCAGCACGGGTGCCTTTCATTTCAACACCAGTGGGGGCGATGGCAGTACGATTGAGTATATGGCGGCTGGCATTACGGGCTGGACCACCAACCCCGATCAGTTTGTCGACAAGGAGAGCCGCACAGCCAGCGATGTGCAGCCGTTTGTGCTGATGGCTCGTCAGAGTGGAGTAACCACCACTTATGTCTGGAATTTGAAAACGGCCTGCGGACGGGCAAGAGTGGGAGCAAGTGACGCAACATCTGGACTACAGGTAGTTGTACTGGGCAACCCTGTAGTAAATCAACAGGCAGAAATAGAAATCAGTGGAGCAGAAAATAAACCTGTTCAATTGAGTCTGGCTACCATACAGGGCAAAATTCTTTACCAATACCGCATACCTAAAGCCACAACAACCGAACACGTTCAAGTGCCATTTGGCTCAGCAAAAGGCCTGCTTCTATTGGAAGTTGCAACTGACAACGAGCGAAAGCTTATCAAACTGATCACTCCCTGA
- a CDS encoding TIGR00730 family Rossman fold protein yields the protein MAPTESPVLDPHPRHTIQPLLTDGLTQALDGPKSRRSELRFILQISWQFLKGLRILHFVGPCVTVFGSARFREGHPYYELTRKIGRAIYELGFTVMTGGGPGLMEAANRGAYEAGGRSVGCNVRLPFEQQPNAYLNTRVTIDFFFVRKVLLLKYSYAFVVMPGGWGTMDELFETLTLVQTAVIQRFPVVLMGQDYYRPLLAFMQDMIQAGTIGEKDLQYVCLTDDVVEAQQHIRNYVQQNYKVIRRRRPLWWLLERV from the coding sequence ATGGCACCCACCGAATCGCCTGTACTTGACCCCCATCCCCGACATACGATCCAGCCGCTATTGACTGATGGTCTGACTCAGGCGCTCGATGGCCCCAAAAGCCGCCGGTCGGAGTTGCGGTTTATTCTACAGATTAGCTGGCAGTTTCTGAAAGGATTACGGATACTACATTTTGTAGGGCCCTGCGTAACAGTTTTTGGCTCCGCCCGCTTTCGGGAAGGGCATCCGTATTATGAATTGACACGAAAAATTGGTCGGGCAATTTACGAGCTTGGCTTCACGGTTATGACGGGTGGTGGACCTGGCCTGATGGAAGCCGCTAACCGGGGCGCTTATGAAGCAGGCGGTCGGTCGGTAGGGTGTAATGTGCGATTACCGTTTGAGCAGCAACCCAATGCCTATTTAAATACCCGCGTGACTATCGATTTCTTTTTTGTTCGGAAAGTGCTGCTACTGAAATATTCGTATGCCTTTGTGGTGATGCCCGGCGGCTGGGGCACTATGGATGAACTGTTTGAAACACTTACGCTTGTGCAAACGGCTGTTATTCAGCGGTTTCCGGTTGTGCTCATGGGGCAGGACTATTATCGGCCTCTGCTGGCTTTCATGCAGGATATGATTCAGGCCGGTACCATTGGCGAGAAAGACCTGCAATACGTTTGCCTGACCGACGATGTGGTTGAAGCGCAGCAACATATCCGGAACTACGTGCAGCAGAATTATAAAGTTATTCGTCGGCGTAGACCGCTCTGGTGGTTACTGGAGCGTGTCTGA
- a CDS encoding universal stress protein: MYKLLLLTDFSAASRHAIAFAQALFADTAADFCFMNACSIEPSLQDSGAFLLNERWLAAEKLLNELQRELTQQPEPTYHTYRTITMIGEPVDSVNKLLDSESFDMVVVGATGHGWSELMGSVATDAVQTIKTNVLVVPTAAAIRPLQQIVLATNYRSVNSTTSLTFLDDLASRKGAQLTLLTIEDPNRSGTQAEPGRQRVLDAFEDVRTDTYMIHDDNVLRGIDTYLKTHTVDLLVLLPHHKSLFDVVSGKSVSRSVAYHPHAPLLALYDKQTTEQNASTDTFDLDKIPFATYL, encoded by the coding sequence ATGTATAAACTACTGCTTTTAACCGATTTTTCGGCGGCTTCGCGCCATGCAATTGCGTTTGCACAGGCACTCTTTGCCGATACCGCAGCGGATTTTTGTTTTATGAATGCCTGCTCCATTGAACCCAGTTTGCAGGATAGTGGTGCTTTCCTGCTAAACGAACGATGGCTGGCTGCGGAGAAATTGCTGAACGAACTTCAACGTGAACTAACCCAGCAGCCTGAACCCACCTATCACACATACCGGACCATTACCATGATAGGTGAACCGGTCGATTCGGTCAATAAACTGCTCGATAGCGAATCGTTCGATATGGTGGTGGTAGGTGCTACGGGCCATGGCTGGAGTGAACTGATGGGAAGTGTGGCTACTGATGCGGTGCAGACTATAAAAACAAACGTGCTGGTTGTTCCGACTGCGGCTGCTATTCGTCCGCTACAGCAGATTGTATTGGCCACCAATTATCGGTCCGTAAACAGCACAACCTCTTTGACTTTTTTAGATGATCTGGCGAGTCGAAAAGGGGCTCAGCTCACGCTATTGACAATAGAAGATCCAAACCGCTCAGGCACGCAGGCAGAGCCAGGTCGGCAGCGCGTTCTAGATGCGTTTGAGGACGTTCGGACGGATACCTATATGATTCATGACGATAACGTGCTACGTGGCATCGACACTTATCTAAAAACACATACGGTCGATTTGCTGGTGCTGCTTCCTCACCATAAGAGTTTGTTCGATGTCGTTAGTGGCAAGAGTGTTAGCCGCTCGGTAGCCTACCACCCACATGCGCCCTTATTGGCACTTTATGATAAGCAGACAACAGAGCAGAATGCCTCAACGGATACCTTCGATCTGGATAAAATTCCGTTTGCGACTTATCTGTGA
- the ppsA gene encoding phosphoenolpyruvate synthase produces the protein MKTWVLPFLQITNDMIREVGGKNASLGEMVTHLGEQGVRVPDGFAVTTVSYYAFLAENHLQEPIQQKLDELDTSDYHNLAEVGEGIRSLIRQATIPAPIAEAITSAYQTLCQTFSNPIQVAVRSSATAEDLATASFAGQHESYLNVRSVAELLEACRNCYASLFTDRAIKYRNDNGFDHLKVALSIGVQRMIRSDLASSGVCFTIDPDSGHTNVMLITGSWGLGENVVLGSVNPDEYYVFKPSIGLRNAVLTRRVGEKTVTMVYSDAPGEHHTVNTPTPPERQQQLVLTDDEVNKLAGWARTIEAHYGKPMDIEWAKDGIDQELYIVQARPVTALPASELTILTDYRLDKPGAVLCRGNGIGHRIVTGRARVILSPKDVPADLSNDDILVTDITTPDWDPILKKVSAIVTNRGGRTSHAAIVAREIGALAVVGTNKATEVIREGDLITVSCVDAQEGIVYAGKLTWTEQQTNLTDLTPPQTPCMLILADPAQALRLSQLPAQGVGLLRMEFSVINDIGIHPMALINYPNLLAPEVIEQISQRTDTYSNKKAFFVDKLAQSVGLVTAAFYPRPVIVRFSDFKTNEYADLLGGDAFEPVEENPMLGWRGASRYYDARYREGFRLECEAMRQVRNEMGLTNLKLMIPFCRTVAEGKQVLQQMEAYGLRQHENGLEVYVMAEIPSNIIRAQDFAELFDGFSIGSNDLTQLTLGVDRDSSTLQGLFNENDPAVRDLIGMLLLTAHRMGKPVGICGQGPSDNPAFAEFLVKEGINSLSFNPDAFLRGMTAVAKAEQSMVEHAIGF, from the coding sequence ATGAAAACCTGGGTATTGCCTTTTCTACAGATTACTAATGACATGATTCGGGAAGTGGGCGGCAAAAATGCGTCGCTGGGCGAAATGGTTACACATCTCGGCGAACAGGGTGTTCGGGTGCCCGATGGCTTTGCCGTTACCACTGTTTCTTATTACGCATTTCTGGCTGAAAATCACTTGCAGGAGCCAATTCAGCAAAAACTCGACGAACTCGATACTTCAGACTACCATAATCTGGCCGAGGTTGGTGAGGGCATTCGCAGCCTGATTCGGCAAGCTACTATTCCGGCTCCAATTGCCGAGGCTATAACCAGCGCCTACCAAACCCTTTGTCAGACCTTCAGCAACCCCATTCAGGTGGCCGTTCGGAGCAGTGCGACGGCCGAAGATCTGGCAACAGCCAGTTTTGCCGGGCAGCACGAATCCTATCTGAATGTGCGCTCGGTAGCCGAACTGCTCGAAGCCTGTCGGAACTGTTATGCATCGCTGTTTACGGACCGGGCCATCAAATACCGAAACGATAACGGATTCGATCACCTGAAAGTGGCGCTGTCGATTGGGGTGCAACGCATGATTCGATCCGATCTGGCCAGTTCGGGCGTGTGTTTTACGATCGATCCCGATTCGGGTCATACGAATGTGATGCTCATAACGGGAAGCTGGGGGCTGGGCGAAAATGTAGTGCTTGGCAGCGTTAATCCCGACGAATATTATGTCTTTAAACCATCTATCGGTTTGCGTAATGCGGTATTGACGCGTAGGGTGGGCGAAAAAACCGTTACGATGGTTTATTCGGATGCGCCCGGTGAACACCATACTGTAAATACACCAACTCCGCCCGAACGGCAGCAGCAACTGGTGTTGACCGATGACGAAGTAAACAAACTGGCTGGCTGGGCCAGAACCATTGAAGCGCACTATGGCAAACCAATGGATATTGAGTGGGCAAAAGATGGAATCGATCAGGAACTCTATATTGTGCAGGCGCGCCCTGTAACGGCGCTGCCTGCTTCTGAACTAACTATCCTTACTGATTATCGACTCGATAAGCCGGGCGCTGTCCTCTGTCGGGGGAATGGCATCGGGCATCGGATTGTTACAGGCAGGGCCCGGGTAATTCTGTCGCCCAAAGATGTGCCGGCCGATCTTAGTAATGATGATATTCTGGTTACGGATATTACCACTCCCGACTGGGACCCCATTCTGAAAAAAGTATCGGCTATCGTTACCAATCGGGGCGGACGAACGAGTCATGCGGCTATTGTGGCGCGCGAAATTGGGGCATTGGCCGTTGTGGGTACCAACAAGGCAACGGAAGTGATTCGGGAAGGCGATCTGATTACGGTAAGTTGCGTGGATGCACAGGAAGGTATCGTGTATGCCGGAAAACTAACCTGGACCGAACAGCAAACCAACCTGACCGACCTGACACCACCACAAACACCCTGTATGCTGATTCTGGCCGATCCAGCCCAAGCACTACGACTTAGCCAGTTGCCTGCACAGGGTGTTGGCCTGCTGCGAATGGAGTTCAGTGTTATCAACGACATTGGTATTCATCCAATGGCTCTGATCAATTATCCGAATCTGCTGGCCCCCGAAGTCATCGAACAAATCAGCCAGCGTACAGACACATATTCGAACAAGAAAGCCTTTTTTGTCGATAAACTGGCGCAGTCGGTTGGCTTGGTGACGGCCGCTTTCTACCCACGTCCGGTTATTGTTCGGTTTAGCGATTTCAAAACCAACGAATATGCCGATTTGCTGGGGGGCGATGCCTTTGAGCCCGTCGAAGAAAATCCGATGCTTGGCTGGCGGGGAGCCAGCCGCTATTATGATGCGCGCTACCGCGAAGGCTTCCGGCTCGAATGCGAAGCCATGCGTCAGGTGCGTAACGAAATGGGGCTAACGAACCTGAAACTGATGATCCCCTTTTGCCGGACAGTGGCCGAGGGGAAACAGGTGCTTCAGCAAATGGAAGCGTATGGCCTTCGGCAGCATGAAAATGGGCTTGAGGTATATGTGATGGCCGAAATTCCAAGCAACATTATTCGGGCGCAGGATTTTGCGGAGTTGTTCGATGGATTCTCGATCGGCTCCAACGACCTGACCCAACTAACGCTGGGTGTCGATCGAGATTCATCGACTTTGCAGGGGTTGTTCAATGAAAACGACCCGGCTGTTCGCGATCTGATCGGTATGCTGTTGCTAACAGCTCATCGGATGGGGAAACCCGTTGGCATTTGTGGGCAGGGACCGAGCGATAATCCGGCATTTGCGGAGTTTTTGGTGAAAGAAGGTATTAACAGTCTGTCATTTAATCCAGATGCTTTTCTGCGGGGCATGACTGCTGTTGCAAAAGCCGAACAAAGCATGGTTGAGCATGCCATTGGTTTCTGA